TCTTCCCTGCATCTCTGAGGACCCCCGCTGGAACCCCCAGGCCGTCCCCACTGCCTCGGCCAAAAGATGAGTCTCAAACTCCATCACCTCTCTCTCCTCAGGATGTTCTGGAATCGAAGAACAGCACCATCAAGGACCTGCAGTATGAGCTGGCCCGGGTCTGTAAGGTACGGATGTGCCCTGCCCTCCCTCAGGGCCACCCCCTCAGTGCCCAGCCTGTTCTAAATGCAGATGGTCTCAGAGGACCGCACCCATTCCCCCTTGGTACCTCGTTTGACAAGGCAGCTGTCACCGTCCCCAGCCGAGAGCATCTGGATTCTGTGTGGTCTGGGGCACAGCACTGTTGTCTCGGCCACATCTCTGCTGGGATGGGTGTGGGGGGCACCTGGACCCTTCCCTGGTCAGCCCCTTCCGCTGGGCAGGGAGTCAGAAGGTGCTGTGCCCACCAGGGAAGGTAACAGACGTCATTCAACAGGGGCAGGGAGGGCGTGAAGAACCTGAGTGGGAAACACCCAACCAGGGCCCAGAGCCCTCCCAGACCACAGCTCTGCCCTGAGTGTCCCtgccctctgcctctgtctcctcattTGTGGAACGGGAATAGGAACAGCCTCTCCCTGTCGTGCTACCTGAGCCAATGCAGTGAAGGTGCTTGGTGCTGTGTCCCACACAGGAAATGACTGATAAGCCTTTGGCTTTATCCTTCTACACCGTGATGCTCACGTTGCCCCTCCACGGAGCTGCACTCAGCTCTGGTGGTCCTGAGCCTGGGGTTCCTCAGCTCCCTCACACCGCCCTGTCTTCACAGGCCCATAACGACCTGCTGCGCACGTACGAGGCAAAGCTGCTGGCCTTCGGGATCCCTCTGGACAACGTGGGCTTCAAGCCCTTGGAAACAGCTGTGATCGGGCAGACGCTGGGCCAGGGCCCCGCGGGACTGGTGGGCACCCCCACGTAGCTGCCCCATTGGGGGGCCACAGCCCAGAGAGCCAGCCTAGGAACACTCTGGATGACAACCCCTTTCACACCAAGGACAGCAAGTTTTTTAGATTTTATCATCAGCAAATGAAagcttttcacatattcttgCCATCCTCATTCCTGGCTCTGTGGAGGAGAACCACCTGCAGGACCCTCACCCATGGTGTCCCTGTCGCTTCCTTCCCTGGGTGCATGTCCAGGCTGTGTCCAGGCCTACTCCCTGGTCGCACCTCCGACCACAGTCAGCAGCACCTTCTCAGAGTGCCCCGCACTCACCGGGGGCTGGGGCAGTGCTGCACTGTGCTGCCTGTCTTCATGCCACTGGTGTCCCATCAAACGGACAGCTTTGCAGGTGCTGGCACTGACTTTATTGACACCTGAGTCACAGCCGCCCAGTGGGATTCTCCAGGGGGCCAGGACTTTCCCAGGAATTGGTGACACCAGTGCTCCCCTGACGAGCATGAAGCCCACGGGCTCTGTTGAGGGCTGGGTGGGTGCAGCCAGCGTGCGGGAAAGGGCCGGGCTCTGTTGAGGGCTGGGTGGGCGCAGCCAGCGTGCGGGAAAGGGCAGACAGCCTCCTGCTGCCAGTCTTCACTCTAGCTCCCTCGATAGGTGGTGTAGGACCAGGGGCTCAGCAGCAGGGGCACGTGGAACTTCTGGGCATTGCTGGTGATGGTGAACACAACCTGAGACGGAGAGAGGGCCAGGAGAGTATAAGGGGATGGCAGCAAACCACCTATCTGGCCCCAACACACCTGGGAGAATTCAGTAGCCCAGACTGAGGAGGGTCTGGGATGGGGCGAACCCTCTGCGCCAGAGGGATACACCACAGAAGCTGCAGCCCAGTAAGTCACGTGCTTCTGTGGCGGCTCCAGTGTGGGGTGAGGCAGTGAGGTTAGGCCCAGAGAACTGGAGTTGGCTCAGATGAAAACCTGTGTCAACAAAGAGGGCATGAGTGGCCCAGCCTCCCCACAAAGCCTGACCCTGAGCAGGTCAGCGATGGGTGTGTCCTCGTAGAGTCTATTGCTGCCTGGACACCCTTCTTTTGGGAGCTCAAAGCAAGTGAGCTCAGCTACCTACCACCGCCAGGACCAGTCTGCCCACTGTCTAAATGATGCCCGGCCAGCAGGACCTGGCCTGCAGATCCCAGTGAGTCACGGGCCTCAGGCCCTCCAGCCCACCGGGGCTCTCACCTCCACGTATGGGTAGAAGCTTTCCTGCCCCCTCTTCCTCCAGTAGCCCTCAGTGTCGAAGGTGAGCTTGTAGGTGCCTGCCTTCATCTGGTCCGGCATCAGGAGTCCAGGGCAGCGGCCATCTGGGTCTGTGTAGCTGGGGagaggatgaggctgcagagaTGGGGATGAGAAGCCCCCACCCCAGCTTTCCTGCGTCTGTACCCCAGTGGGCCTCAGACCCTGCCCTGCCACCTGTCAGACTTGGGTGAGCAGACACAGTGGGGCTGTCGGGGCCTGCAGTTCCCGAGCAGTCCAGGGGCACCACTGCCCTGTCTTTAGGAAATCACAACACAgagaagcaaaaaaggaaaaagtctcCCACAATTGTTATAGCTGGCATgtatttttccagattttctctATGCATATTTGTTTACAAACTTATAAAGTTATactatttgtattgttttataacCTGTggttttcacttaaaatattgtgtgtggctggctgggcacagtggctcacgcctgtaatcccagcactttgggaggccgaggcgggcgcatcatgaggtcaggagatcgagaccatcctggctaccacggtgaaaccccgtctctaccaaaaatacaaaaaactagccgggtgaggtggcagcgcctgtagtcccagctactcgggagactgaggcaggagaatggcgtgaacctgggagggggagcttgcagtgagccaagatcgcgccactgcactccagcctgggcgacagagcgagactccatctcaagaaaaaaaaggaaaagtgtgTGGCTCTCTGCCAAACCCTCACCCACAGAATGGGCCTGTCCAGCTCCACGGAGCGTCCGTGTTATGTGCCCTGGTCCCTTATCAGGGTTCTGAACAACCGTGGCTTCGCCCATAGTCGCCTCCGGAAAACCTCACATCGTTCTTGCCAGCTGGTCTTTAAAGTGCGTGCTTCTACTATGATTAGAAGGAGCAGGCCCGaacaaggtggctcacacctgtaatcccagcactttgggaggccaaggcaggtggatcacgaggtcaggagttcaaggtcagtctggccaagatggtgaaaccctgtctctactgaaaatacaaaaattagctgggggtggtggcgggtgcctgtaatcccagctacttgggaggctgaggcaggagaatctcttgaacccaggaggcagaggttgcagtgagccgagatcacaccatttcactctagcctggacaacaagagaaactctgtctccaaaacaaaacaaaacatagcatGTGTGCATGGGAGGAATGGGTCTCTGTGACCCACCACGGACGCCCAGCCCACACAGTGCCATCCCAATTTCTCACGTGGGACCTGGACCCCTCATGTCTCAGCTTTTGTGAAGGACCAAATGAGGACCGGCACAGTCAGACTCTGATCCTATGGGCCCAGCCCTGTCCTTCCGGCTGGAAGGGAGGGGCTTGCCTCTCATGCAGGGGCCATAAGGCCTGGGCAGGTGACATCTGCCTCTGGAAGTGCCCCGCAGAGCCTGTGCCTGGGGCAGTGGGCAAGACCCCATGGAGGCTGAGGGACACACTGCCCCTCAGGCCTGGCTGGGAATCCCAGCATGTACCTGGGCTtgctgcctcagtcttcccatgTGTGTAGAAGGGGTAAGTATGGTGCTGGCCCACGGGGTGTATGGAGAATGAAGAGTGGAAATCGTGTCCAGCGTACTGCCTGTCACAAGGTTACCCGTGATCTCGGTGACAGTGAGGTCTTCGATTCCACCTAAGGCCTCACCCAACCACCACCCCCCGCCCTCGCCCTgccagggagaggaagaaacTCACTCCCACCCCATCAGGGTCACAGGGGCCTGAGgccggagggagggaggaaacagCTCCTCTCCTCATCCCTGTATTTTCAGAGGAAAAGGGCTGAGAGAAGCAGAAGGGAGAGCTCCCAACCTAACCCCCAACCCGGGCTGAGAGGAGGGTCAGCAGCGGTGAGCTCCACCCTCCAGCCTCACAGCCTGGCTCCTTAGTCCCCGCCATCTGTCTCAGGGCGGGACTCCCCCTCCCAGGGCCTCTCTCCTACCTTGTCCTCAGCTCCATCCACTGCTGGCTGTGGTCCTCCAGCCAGGACAAGCGGAGACAGAGGCCTCTGGCTGGGAGCCCCGAGGCGGTGTCCAGCACGTGGGTGGTCAGCGGGCTGTCCGTAGGCTCCATGCTGCTGCCCTGGGCCAGGAGAAGGAGACCAGGGTGAGCCCCTGGAGCCCTGTGCCCGCCCACCCACCCCAATCCTGCGTCCACACCAGCTGTGGGGCATAAACAGCCCTCGGGACAAGTTCTCCCAGCTGCCCAGGGGACAGGGGGCAAGGGTGACTGGAACTGCCGAGTCAGCTGATAAGGCACCAAACGTAAACAGCGCGACCTGTGCCTCCCGACCCTCCCCCACCAATCCCTCTGGCTCCCCTGCCCCACTGGGGACACCCACCCACGCCCCCACGAAATGGCCATCTCCCCCCAGGCCCTCAGTTCCAGCCCCTGGGGTGGTTCTCCCCGAACTAGGCTCTCCTCCGCGCCCCGATTCCTGGGCCCTCGACGCTCAGCCCCCCGCAAGCAGCTGAGAGGACAGGAGCTCTGCAGGTCCAGGCCTGGCCTCCTAACCTCCTGGGGACCCAGGTGTCGCTGGAGCCTCAGCAGCCGCGGGGCGGCCCGGGAGCTCATCCTGCCCTGCGGGACTGCGACGCCCGCGGGCAAAGGGAAGGGCGGGGCCGGTCACCCTGTCCCGGACCACCTCGTGCCCACCAGGAGGGCCCCAGCAGGGCTTAGCCCAGGAAGGGGGCGCTGGTGGGGAATCGGGGCGAACAGACCTGGGGCCCGGAAGCGGAGTCGCGAGGACCCGCTCGGGGGTCGGtgggggccgggggcggggccgcggcgggagggggcggggccgcgTTGAGAGCGGATGTGGGGACGGGGGCGGGGCAgtgggagggggggggggggggcggggcgaCGGTGTTGTCCTGCTCTGGGACCTGGGACCTTtgttttttttcgagacggagtcttgctctgtcgtctaggctggagtacagtggcgcgatctcggctcactgcaacctccgcctccttgcctcagcctcctgactagctgggattacaagcgcctgccaccacgcccagctaatttttgtagttttagtagagatggggtttcactgtgttggccaggctggtctcgaactcctaacctcgtaaGGAgttgcctcgacctcccaaagtgcgaggattacaagcgtgagccatcgcacctggccggGAACGTCTTTCTTCTTGTCAAACTGCGTTTGCAGTTCTTGGGTGGTCAGCGTGGGTTATTTGTAGATGAAGAATTAGGCCACTCAAAAGCAAGGGAGGAGACCCCTCTCAGCAAAGGTTGGGAGTATTCTGGCTTACAACTACTTTGGGACTAGTTAGGAAACGTCTATTTGGAATTCAAACACGCGTGACATTTGTTGTGGATTCTGTTTATAGGAGATAATCCCAAAGAGAAGCTCACACCTGTTATGGCAAATGCCCATGGGTGCCAGAGACCAGAGACAACCAGACTGGCCCCAGTGGGGAAAACTTACCTAAACACCAGGGTACTCTACAGCCCTTTAAAAAGCATGAGGCCCAGTTGTGTGTAAGATGAGAATTCTCCTGCAAAACGACTAGTGACAAAGGACAAAACAGTGTATAAAAGGGGGGAAGCTTGTAAATTCATATCTCGCTTTCACTGACTTGCAAGGATTagctaatttaatcctcataacaacctcaTGCTGTATTGTCCCTACCTTACAAAGcaggaactgaggcacagggaggccA
The genomic region above belongs to Piliocolobus tephrosceles isolate RC106 chromosome 17, ASM277652v3, whole genome shotgun sequence and contains:
- the LOC111553856 gene encoding 5-hydroxyisourate hydrolase-like is translated as MSSRAAPRLLRLQRHLGPQEGSSMEPTDSPLTTHVLDTASGLPARGLCLRLSWLEDHSQQWMELRTSYTDPDGRCPGLLMPDQMKAGTYKLTFDTEGYWRKRGQESFYPYVEVVFTITSNAQKFHVPLLLSPWSYTTYRGS